Within the Arthrobacter caoxuetaonis genome, the region GCGCCCAGGTGCGGGGTCACGATGACGTTGTCCAGTGCCATGAACGGCAGGTCGGTGCTGGGTTCCTTGACGAAGACGTCGACGCCGGCGCCGGCGATCTTGCCCTCGGTCAGGGCCGTGTACAGGGCCTCTTCATCCACGAGGCCGCCGCGGGCGACGTTGATGACGTAGGCGGTGTCCTTCATCTTCTCGAACGCTTCGGCGCCGAGCATGCCCAGGGTTTCGGGGGTCTTGGGCATGTGGATCGTGACGAAGTCCGACTGCTCCAGCAGCTCGTCCAGGGTGACCAGCTTGACGTTCAGCTGGGCGGCGCGGGCGGAGGTGATGTACGGGTCATACGCCAGGACCTCGGTGCCGAAGCCCTGCACGCGGGCGGCAACCAGGGCGCCGATGCGGCCCAGGCCGATGATGCCGACCTTCTTTTCGAACAGCTCGGTGCCGCTGTACTTCGAGCGCTTCCATTCCCCGCCCTTGAGGGCGCTGGAGGCCTGCGGAATGTGGCGGGCCAGGGAAAGGATGTGGCCTACGGTCAGTTCAGCGGCGGAAATGATGTTCGACGTCGGTGCGTTGACGACCATGACGCCGGCCTGCGTGGCCGAACGGATGTCAACGTTGTCCAGACCCACGCCGGCACGGGCAATGACCTTGAGTTTCTTGGCAGCCGCAATCGCTTCGGCGTCGACCTGGGTGGCTGAGCGCACCAGGATAGCGTCGACGTCCTCAATGGCGGACAGCAGCTGGGAACGGTCTGCTCCATCGGTCTGGCGGATCTCGAAATCGGGGCCGAGGGCCTCAACCGTGGCCGGGGAGAGTTCCTCCGCGAGGAGTACTACTGGTTTGGTGGCAGTCACCGATGACCTCTTTAGCTGTGTGTCGATGTGGTTTTGGGTATTTCACGCCGGAGGCCGGACCCTGTGCAGGGCCCGGCCTCCTTACCGAAACGGCTTGCTATTTAAGCGTAACGCCCGGGTTCGGACACGAATAATCCGTGTCTTTGTTACTGGCGCAACTAGCGCGCGACGTTGCCTTCGGTGTAGTCGTCGTCAGACTTGATCCATGAGAAGAGCTTGCGCAGTTCGCGGCCGGTGGCCTCGATCGGGTGGTCTTCACCCTTCTGGCGCAGTTCCTTGAACTCCGGAGCTCCGGCGTCCTGGTCATCGATGAAGCGCTTGGCGAAGGCACCGTTCTGGATGTCCGTGAGGACAGCCTTCATGTTTTCCTTCACCTCGGGGGTGATGACGCGCGGACCGGAGACGTAGTCGCCGTATTCGGCGGTGTCGGAAACGCTCCAGCGCTGCTTGGCGATGCCGCCCTCAACCATCAGGTCCACGATCAGCTTGAGCTCGTGCAGGACCTCGAAGTAGGCGACCTCCGGCTTGTAGCCGGCTTCGGTCAGGGTCTCGAAGCCGTACTGGATCAGCTGGGAAGCGCCGCCGCAGAGGACAGCCTGCTCGCCGAACAGGTCGGTTTCGGTCTCTTCGGTGAAGGTCGTCTCGATGACGCCGGCACGGGTGCCGCCAATCGCCTTGGCGTAGGAAAGCGCCAGGTCCTTGGCCTTGCCCGAGGCATCCTGCTCGACGGCGATCAGGTCGGGAACGCCGCGGCCTGCTTCGAACTCGCGGCGCACAATGTGGCCCGGGCCCTTGGGAGCAACCAGGGCGACGTCGACGTCGGCCGGGGGCTGGATGTAGCCGTAGCGAATGTTGAAGCCGTGGCCGAAGAAGAGGGCGTCGCCGGACTTCAGGTTCGGGGCGATCTCTTCGGCGTAGACGAAGCGCTGGACCTGGTCCGGCGTGAGGACCATGATCAGGTCCGCCTCGGCAACGGCATCGGCAACGCTGAGGACCTTCAGGCCTTCTGCTTCTGCCTTGGCGCGGGACTTGGAGCCTTCCTTGAGGCCAACGCGGACATCAACACCGGAATCGCGCAGGCTCAGGGCGTGTGCGTGGCCCTGGCTGCCGTAGCCGATGACGGCGACTTTGCGGCCCTGGATGATCGACAGGTCTGCGTCGTCGTCGTAATACATGTCAGTCACTGAAATATCTCCTGTTTGGGTTCTTGGATAAAGGTTTGTGGGTGGAACTAGGCGCTGCGCAGCGCGCGGTCGCTCATGGACTTCGCGCCGCGGCCAACGGCCAGGGTTCCGGATTGAACAATTTCGCGGATGCCAAAAGGCTCCAGCACTGACAAGAGTGCATTGAGCTTATCGGCGGTGCCTGTTGCTTCAACGATCAGGGAGTCTGTGGACACATCTACCACTGAAGCACGGAACAGCTCGGCTGCCTGGGTTACCTGCAGCCGGGTTGCGGCATCCGCGCGAACCTTGACCAAGATGTGGTCGCGTTGCACGGAAGACTCGGGAACCAGCTCGACGATTTTGATGACGTTGACGAGCTTGTTCAGTTGCTTGGTGACCTGCTCCAGCAGGTCACCCTCGGCTTCGACGACGACGGTAATGCGGGAAAGCCCCGCAACCTCCGACGGACCGACAGCCAAAGAATTAATATTGAACGCCCGGCGGGCGAACAGGGACGCGACCCGGGTCAGGACACCGGGAACGTCTTCAACCAGCACGGAAAGGGTGTGGCGTGCCATGTCCCTACTCCTCCTCTTCCCAGGTGGGCGTCATGTTGCGGGCAATCTGGATGAGGTCATTGCTGACCCCCGAGGGGACCATCGGCCACACCATCGAATCGCGGCTGACCACGAAGTCGATGACAACCGGCCGGTCGTTGATTTCCAGTGCCTGCTTGATCGTGGCGTCGATGTCCTCTTCGCGTTCGCAGCGCAGGCCCACACAGCCGTAGGCGTCAGCCAGCTTGACGAAGTCGGGGATGCGCACGGTGTCATGCCCGGTGTTCAGGTCAGTGTTGGAGTAGCGGGACTCGTAGAAGAGCGTCTGCCACTGGCGCACCATGCCCAGGGACGAGTTGTTAATGATGGCTACCTTGATCGGGATGTTGTTGATCAGGCAGGTTGCCAGTTCCTGGTTGGTCATCTGGAAGCAGCCGTCGCCGTCAATGGCCCAGACCACCCGGTCCGGGTTGCCCACCTTGGCGCCCATGGCCGCGGGAACGGAGTAGCCCATGGTGCCGAGGCCGCCGGAGTTCAGCCAGGCGCGGGGACGTTCGTACTTGATGAACTGGGCGGACCACATCTGGTGCTGTCCCACGCCCGCAACGTAGACACCCTCAGGGCCGGTGAGTTCACCGATCCGGCTGATGACGTGCTGCGGGGCGACATGTCCGTCTTCGGGTTCCGTCCAGCCGGTCGGGTAGGTCTCCCGCAGCCGGGAAATCACCGACCACCAGGGCGCGATGTCGGGGGTGCCGGTCGCCTCGAACTGGGCCCGCACCGCCTCGGTGAGTTCGGGAATGATTTCCTTCACGGACCCGACAATCGGCACATCGGCTGTCCGGTTCTTGGAGATCTCTGCCGGGTCGATGTCTGCGTGGATGACCTTGGCGCCGGGGGCGAAGGAGCTGAGGACGCCGGTGACCCGGTCGTCAAAACGTGCGCCGAGGGTGATCAGCAGGTCAGACTGCTGCAGGGCAGTAACTGCGGACACGGATCCGTGCATGCCGGGCATGCCCACGTGCTGCGGATGCGAATCCGGGAAAACACCCCGGGCCATCAGGGTGGTCACCACGGGAGCGCCCACTGTTTCGGCAAGCTCCAGCAGTTCAGCTGAGGCATTGGCCTTCAAAACGCCGCCGCCAACGTAGAACACCGGCCGCTGTGCTGCCGCAATGAGGCGGGAGGCTTCACGTACCTGCTTGGAATGCCCGCGGACCACGGTGCGGTAGCCCGGCAGGTCGATCTTCGGCGGCCAGGAGAACACCATTTTCCCCTGCTGCGCGTCCTTGGTGATGTCCACCAGGACGGGGCCGGGGCGCCCGCTGGTGGCGATGTGGAACGCCTCGGCGAGCACCTTGGGGATGTCGTCGGCGTTTGTCACCAGGTAGGAGTGCTTGGTGATCGGCATGGTGATGCCGACGATGTCCGCTTCCTGGAAGGCATCGGAACCGATAACGGCGCTGGAGACCTGGCCGGTGATGGCGACCATGGGCACGGAGTCCATGTGTGCGTCGGCGATCGCGGTGACCAGGTTCGTGGCGCCGGGGCCCGACGTCGCAATGCAGACACCGGCGCGGCCGGTAACCATGGCGTAGCCCTCGGCAGCGTGGCCGGCGCCCTGTTCGTGCCGCACCAGGATGTGGCGGAGCTTGGTGGAGTCCATCAGCGGATCGTAGGTGGGCAGGATTGCTCCGCCGGGAAGGCCGAAGACGTCGTCGACTCCGAGCTCCTCCAGTGCCCGGACGATGGCCTGAGAGCCGGACATCTCGGTGGGCGGTACTACATTGTTCGGGCCCTGGACGCGCGTGTCCGGGGCCTCAATCTGCGCCGCAGCAGAAAAAGCAGCATCTTTGGTCTTGGCATGCACGGACCGTGCCGGGCTTGCCTTCTGTGCCATCAGCGAGGGGCTGATTGGCGATCCCTTACTCATTGGAAACTTCCTTTGCGGATACATATCCAGTTGTTCTGATGCGGCGGCCGCCCGGGCGGTAAGTCCGGAGCAGTCTTTGTGCTTTCTGAAGCCAATAAAAAAACCCCTCGTGCCTGTTGGCTCCGTAGGGGTCCGCGCGTGACGTCTTTTTCAAGTCGGGCTGTTACGCCACGCGCTTGGTAAGGACGACGGTTACGATCTGCATGAGTTCAGTGTTCCCCTCCCCCGCTGACGGTGTCAACCGGAGACTATTACGTCTCATTATATGAGACGAAACAGTCCGCCCTCTGGACACCACGCCCGAAACTACGGGATTTCCCCCGCGTTAGCGGGTCTTCAAGCCCCGCCCCCCCCGAAAAGGCGGCAGGGCTTAATAAGGTTGAAACCCTTTAGGGGCCCCAATCGGAAGGCGCTCTGGGCGCCTTCCGATTGGGGAAGGGTTTCAACCGCAGTAAGCCCCGGTGGACGCGGAGTTGACCATCTTGGCGTACTTGGCCAGGACTCCCTTGGTGAACTTGGCCGGCAGCGGCTCCCAGCCGATCTTGCGGGCTTCGAGCTCTTCGGGCTCCACCACCAGGTCGAAGCTGCGGGCAGCGATGTCCACGCGGATGCGGTCGCCGTCCTTGACGAAGGCGATGGGGCCGCCGTCGACCGCTTCGGGAGCGACGTGGCCGATGCACAGACCTGTGGTGCCGCCGGAGAACCGGCCGTCCGTCAGCAGCAGCACATCCTTGCCCAGGCCGGCCCCCTTGATGGCACCGGTAATGGCGAGCATCTCGCGCATGCCCGGTCCGCCCTTGGGTCCTTCGTAGCGGATGACGACGACGTCGCCTGCGTGGATCCCGCCGGCATCGAGCGCATCCAGCGCACCCTGTTCGCGCTCGAAGACGCGGGCGGTGCCCTCGAAGACGTCGGCGTCGAAACCGGCGCTCTTCACGACGGCACCTTCCGGAGCCATGGAACCGTGCAGGATGGTGATGCCGCCGGTCTTGTGGATCGGGTTGTCCATCGCGCGCAGGACCTTGCCGTCCGGATCCGGCGGATTGATCGACGCCAGGTTCTCGGCCACGGTCTTTCCGGTGACGGTGAGGCAGTCGCCGTGCAGCAGGCCGGCGTCGAGCAGGGCCTTCATGATGACCGGCACGCCGCCGATCTTGTCGACGTCGAACATCACGTAGCGGCCGAAGGGTTTCAGGTCACCCAGGTGCGGGATCTTGTCGCCGATGCGGTTGAAATCCTCCAGCGTCAGGTCCACTTCGGCCTCGCGGGCGATGGCCAGCAGGTGGAGGACGGCATTGGTGGAGCCGCCAAAGGCCATGGTCACGGCGATGGCGTTTTCGAAGGCCTTCTTGGTCATGATGTCGCGGGCGGTGATGCCCTTGCGCAGCAGGTTAACCACGGCTTCCCCGGACTTGCGGGCGAACTCGTCGCGGCGGCGGTCGGCCGAGGGCGGGGCAGCGGAACCCGGCAGGGACATGCCGAGTGCCTCGCCGATGCAGGCCATGGTGTTGGCGGTGTACATACCGCCGCAGGCACCTTCACCGGGACAGATTGCCCGTTCAATGGTGTCCAGGTCCTTCAGGCTCATCTTCCCGGCTGCGCAGGCCCCGACGGCTTCGAAGGCGTCAATCAGGGTGACTTCCTTCTCGGTGCCGTCTTCAAGCTTGGCGAAACCGGGCATGATCGATCCGGCGTAGAGGAAAACACTGGAGAGGTCCAGGCGCGCGGCAGCCATCAGCATGCCGGGCAGGGACTTGTCGCAGCCAGCCAGCAGGACGGAGCCGTCAAGGCGTTCGGCCATCATGACTGTTTCAACGGAGTCGGCGATGACTTCGCGGGAGACCAGGGAGAAGTGCATGCCTTCGTGTCCCATGGAAATGCCGTCGGAAACCGAAATGGTTCCGAACTGCATCGGGAAGCCGCCGCCGGCGTGGACGCCTTCCTTGGCGCCCTGGGCGAGACGGTTCAGGGAAAGGTTGCAGGGGGTGATTTCGTTCCAGGAACTCGCAATGCCGATCTGCGGTTTGGCGAAATCGTCATCTCCCATGCCAACGGCACGGAACATGCCGCGCGCAGGCGCCGCATGGATTCCGTCAGTTACCACTCGGCTGCGGGGTTTGATGTCAGGGGTGTTCTCCATGCTCATAATCAAAATCCTATTCCTTTGCCCCGCATGCCTGCGCATCGCCTCCCCGCACATCGGTAAGGAGGCTGCTTTGTTACGTGCGGGTTACGTTCAGCGGACGGCAGGATGAAACCTGCGCCCCGCCAGCCGCCTTCTCCCCCGGCGGGGCTCCCTGTCCATACACTGGGGAGCATGACACTGGAATCCGGACTGCCAGAAGACCCAGCCAGCGCTGCCCTGAAAGCCTCGCTCCGCCGGGTGTTCGACTCCCAGATTCCCAATTACGGCGATTACAACCTCGTCTGCGCCACCCCGGCCGCTGACTCTTCCGGATTCTTTGTCCTGGGCTACCGGTGGCGCCCGCCGGAGCTGGTCTTCGCACCGTTTTCGGTGGATTCAATGGAGAGCCTGGCTCCGCCCACGGCGGTGAACTCCACCAACCTCTCGCACGCCGACGAGGTGGCTCCCGAGAGCTACGAAGTCGGGACGACGGCGGGCCGGGTCTTCCGCTTTTCGGTCGTGCCCGAGCCGGAGCTGCCCCCGGCAGGCGGCGGATCTCCCCGGCGGCTGGAACAGGACGGGGACTGCGAGGATTTCAATTCGTTCCTGGACACCTTCCTGGAACTCGGCTGAGCGGACGGCAGTACAGCGCTTAAGCCCAAGGACCGCGCTGCACAAGGTTCAGCGGCTCGCGTCCCTCGGCCAGCCGGGCAGCCTGGCGCCGCAGGAATTCCTGAATCCGCGGCGTAAAGGCCTCAGAGTTGCCTCCGACGTGCGGGGTGATGATCGCGTTCGGCGCCTTCCACAGCGGGTGGTCCGCCGGGAGCGGTTCGGGATCAACGACGTCGAGCGCTGCCTTGAGCCGCCCGGACGAGACTTCCGCTGTGAGCGCCGCGGTATCAACGACGCCGCCGCGCGCGACATTGACGACCAGCGCCCCGTCGGGAAGCGCGGCCAGGACCCGGGCATCGACCAGGTGCCGGGTCTGTTCGTTCAGCGGCGTAATGAGGACCATTACGTCCGCGGAAGCTGCAAGGTCAACGAGTTCGTCCGTGCCGTGCACATGGCCGTCCTCGTCGTCGCGTGCCTGGCTGCCAACCCGCGTCAGTTCAACCTCGAAGGGTTCCAGCCGGGCCGCGATTTCCCTGCCGATCCCGCCGACGCCAACCAGCAGGACACGCCGGTCAGCCAGGCCCGGATAGCGGCTGGGATTCCAGCGGGCCTCCTGCTGGTCCCGCACCGCCGCATCGATGCCCCGCAGCGAAGCCAGCATGAGCCCGACCGCGAGTTCGGCGGTCGCTGCGGCATGGACGCCGGCTGCGCTGGCCACCGCAGTGCCGGCACCCACGAGTTCGGGAAGTCCGTCATGCCCCGTGGTCTGGGCCTGGAGGAGCTTGAGGTCCGGGACCCGTGCCACGCCCGCACGCCAGTCCGTACTTGCCGCATAAGGCGTGACGACGGCGTCGATCTGCGCGTAGTCCACACCGTGCGGTTCCCCCACCATGTCCCATAGGTGTGCCGTCATCCCTGCAGGCAGCGGCTGCAGGGCATCGAGGAGTTCTTGGGTGGGGACAGTCAGGGTGCGGACCGGATGAGTTGACATGCGCCTCAGCCTAGCGGGGCCCTGAACCTTCCCGGAAAAGAAAACACCCCGGTCCGCCGGACCGGGGTGTTGCCTGCGCCGCGGCGGATCGCCGCGGCTCATCAGGGTGCGCGAGGAGGGACTTGAACCCACACGTCCGAAGACACTGGAACCTAAATCCAGCGCGTCTGCCAATTCCGCCACTCGCGCGCGGCCCGGCCGGGATCCCCCGGCCGCAGGCCAGCCCTTAGTCTACCTGAGAATCAGTCGAGACCGAGATCACGACGGAGCTTGGCAACGTGTCCCGTCGCTTTGACGTTGTACTGGGCGAGGGAGACTTTGCCTTCCGGGTCCACGACCACGGTGGAACGGATCAGGCCCTCGTAGACCTTGCCGTAGTTCTTCTTTTCCCCCCACGCCCCATACGCTTCGGCGACGGCGTGGTCGGGATCGGAGAGCAGCGGGAAAGTCAGCGCTTCGTCGGCCGCGAACTTGGCCAGTTTGTCCACGTTGTCCGGGGAAATTCCCAGCACGGCGTAGCCGGCCGAGGCCAGGGAGTTCAGGTTGTCCCTGAAGTCACAGGCTTCCTTGGTGCAACCCGGGGTAGCGGCGGCAGGGTAGAAGTACACAATGACGCTTCGTCCACGCAGGTCCGCCAGCGAGACGGGCGAGGAATCCGAGGACGCCAGGCTGAAATCGGGCGCAGCGTCACCAACGGAAAGTCTGGGCATGGGCAGGGGCTCCTTCAAATATAGATTGGGCAACGGCTGTGTCACAGCAGGACAGCAGGCTTGCGAATGGCTATCCTAGATATTGGATTTGTAGGCTATCCGAAACGCCGCGCAGAATCCGCACTCGAAAGGGAGAGTTCAGTTTTATGCCGGACATGGAGCATTGGCCAACCGGTCGCCTCTTATCAACAGCCGCCCGCCTCGTTGAGCATGCGTGGAACGAGCGTCTGGTCCGTATAGGAGTGACCCATGCTGGCGTTATCGCCCTTGGCGTCTTGGATTCACAGGGACCCATGACGCAGGCGCACCTGGCCCAGCTGGTAAGGGTCCAGGCCCAGACGATGGGCAAGACCCTCGCGAGGCTCGAAACGCACGGGCATGTGACCCGCGTTCGCAACGACCTCGACAAGCGAAGCCACATGGTCTCGATCACCCCGTCAGGCAAGCAGGCCCTGAACGAGGCCCAGGACATTGAGCGCACCCTGCTCGACGGCGGTGAACTGCTTTCCGAAGACCTCCGCGGCCAACTGCGGAAGGTCATCCGTGAACTCGGCAATCCCCGCTGGCAGATGGCCGTGGACGTTCCCGGACTTCCTGTCCCGCTGGACGCACCCTTGGACATCCCGGCGGACACCGCTTCCCGAACCGCTTAGGAAAACCGAACAGTACGTTTGAGCTTGTAGGGCGCACCAATGAAGGTGCGCCCTACAGGCGTTTAACCCTCCCGACCGGGCCGGGCCATCGGGGTTGGGGGCAGTACTGCTGCGCTGAAGTCTGGGTCCAGCCCCTGGAGTCCTGGCCGCGTCCACTCAAGAATTCACGGGTTCAGGCCCGCGTGGTGCTTCCACTGTGGCTGCAGCGGCTCTGAACCAAACGTCTGGAAAGTTCGTAAAAGATACTGGACTGGACGGTTCAGTGCAGTATGCTGATCGAAACATGCTCCAGAAAGGCGATGTAATGTCAACGACGACAACGGGCGCGGCAGCGACAGAACTACTGACGCGCGCAGAGGAAATGGTTCCTGTACTCCGGGAGCGGGCCGGAGAGGCGGAATCGCTCCGCCGCCTGCCTGAGGAAACGATTGCGGATTACCGCGCAGCGGGGTTCTTCACGGCCATGGTTCCCGCTGACCGCGGTGGTTCCGCGCTCAGCCTCCAGGAATTCGCGGATCTGATCAGGGTGCTCTCCCGGGGTGACGCATCCGCGGGGTGGATCGCTGCGTTTCTGATCTCGCATTCAACGTTGCTCTACCGCTATGGAGCAGCAGCACAGAGTGAGTTCTTCGCCGAGAAACCGTATGGGCTCACTGTCGCCGCATCCGCGCCTCCCGGCAAGGCGGAACCCGCAGACGGGGGCTACCGGCTGTCCGGGCGCTGGCGCTTCGGTTCGGGGGCCATGCACGCTGAATGGGCGACTCTCAGCGCCATGTCCCCTGAGGGTCCGCTGAGCGTCACAGTCCCGATGACCGAACTCGAAATCATCGATACCTGGCACGTCCCTGGAATGAAGGCAACTGGCTCAAACGACCTGGCCGCGGACAACGTGTTCGTCCCAGCCCACCGCACGGCACCCTTTGCGACATTCGCGTCCGGGGCCAACGACGGCGCTGCGCTCACGAGCTACCCGCTCATCGGATACCCCATGAACCGGACGCTTAACCTCATCCACTCCGCCGTCGCGATCGGCACTGCGGACGCAGCCCTCGAGCTGTTTGCTCAGGGATTGGGCAAGCGGGTGCGGATGCAGACCCAGCAGCGGGTGATCGACGAGCCGATCACCCGTCAGACCTACGGCAAGGCATGGGACCTGGTACAGGTCGCGGCACTTCAGATGCAGGACTCTCTCGCACACACGGACAGGGTTTACGGCGCCCACGCGGCTGCCCCTGCTTCGCTTGCCGACCGCGCCCGCATCAACCTTGGACTGACCGGCTCCGGCCAGAAGGCGTTTCAAGCCGTTGACCTCGTCGCAAGAGCCTCCGGTGCCTCCATCTACCGCACCGGTGACCATCTGGACCGAATCGTCCGGGACACGCAGGTCATGCGCAATCACGCGGCCATCGATTTCGAGACGATGGCCTCGGTCGCCGGCGGTGCCCTTCTCGGCGCCGGCATCGGCGACTACGCCGACCCCATGTTCTGAGCCCGTCCCACTGCCCTCCTCCAACTGAAAAGGAAGACCCTATGACAGACATTGCAGCACTTGAACGCCGGATTTCCCGAACCGAGGCCTACATCGAGATCTCGAACATCATGGGAAGGATCGAGTTTCTTCATTCCGCTTATGCGAACGAGCCGATCGTCCCTTACTTCAGCACACGGCCAGACACCGTGATCGAACTCCCGTTCGGCCGCTACACCGGTTCCGACGCCGCGCAGCGCTGCTTCGTCGGCGCCCTGGACGAGGGTCTGCCGCCGCGCGACCTGAGCGGCGAGTACGTGGAGCACCTCTTGTCCACACCAGTCATCGAGGTTGCCGATGACCTCGAAACGGCGAAGGCTGCTTGGATCACACCGGGCGCCGAGGCGCACCACCTCGGTTGGGTCGAGGGCAATCCCCTTCACGGTTTCTGGTACTGGGGCCGTTACCATCTGGTCTTCCGCAAGGAGGAAGGTGCCTGGAAGATCTGGAAGTACCGGAACTCGCTCACGTTCGTTGCCGACTACTACAAGAGCTTCACCGACGGCAGCCTCCCCCGGCCCCCTGCCCCAGTCGGCAACGGCGGGCCGGACAGCGCTCCGCGATTCCAGGTCGAGTACACCCCGTCCTGGGATCCCAAGAAACTCGTACACGCGCCCGAGCCCTACGCCACGTTCGTCGACGAGGACGAGTTCTAGGCGCAGGAACAACGAAAAGCGGCCGGATGAAATATCACCCGGCCGCTTTTGTTCTGCCTATCAGCTGAGGCGTTCCAGCACGATTGCCATGCCCTGGCCACCACCCACGCACAGCGCGGCCATACCGAGCGTCTTGTCTCCGGTCGACAAGCCGTTGATCAGCGTGCCGATGAGACGGGTACCGGTCGCACCGAACGGATGCCCAATGGCAATTGCCCCGCCGTGCGTGTTGAGCTGACGGTCTATGTCTATCCCGAGCTCCCGCGCAGAAGCGACGACCTGGACGGCGAATGCCTCGTTGATCTCGATGAGGTCGAGGTCTGCGATGCTCAGGCCGGCCCGGCGCAGCGCCCGGCGCGATGACTCCACAGGGCCAAGCCCCATGATCTCCGGAGACAGGCCCGAAACACCTGTCGAGACGATGCGTGCCAGTGGCTGCAGGCCGTGCGCCTTCGCGTACCGTCCGGAGACAACGAGTGCGGCGGATGCGCCGTCGTTCAGCGGGCAGGCATTGCCTGCCGTGACCGTCCCGACGGGAGAGAAAACGGGCTTGAGTTCCGCCAGTGCCTCCACCGTGGTGCCTTCTCGGATCGAGTCATCCCGATCGAAGATCGACCCGTCCGCCCTCACCACGGGCACGATTTCCCGCGCAAGATAGCCGCTGGCCTGCGCTTCCGCCGCCAGATACTGGGAACGCGCTGCAAAGGCATCTTGCTCCGCACGGCTGACCCCGGTCAACCGCGCCACGTACTCCGCGGTGTGGCCCATCTGGATGTAGGCGTCGGGCATCCCGCCGTCGGCGCGCGGGTCGCACCACGGCTCCGCCGACTGCATCGCCTCCGCGGTGCGTTCGGCAGGTGCGTCGAAGGCGGGGTTGCCTGCCCCGGCCGGCGGGGCCGCGTGTGATGTCGACTCGGTGCCGCCGACGAGGAACGCGTCCCCTTCGCCGGCTTTGATGGCATGGAAGGCCATCCGGGTGGTTTGAATTGAGGATGCGCAGAAGCGGTTCACGGTCGTGCCCGGCAGCGTGTCGTAGTTGAGCAGCGTCGCCACGACACGGGCCATGTTAAAGCCCTGCTCCCCGTCGGGTGCCGCTGTGCCAAGCATCAGGTCCTCGACGTCCTCGATTGACAATCCGGGTACCCGGCCGATGACGCTGGCGAACACCTGGCGCGCGAGTTCGTCGCCGCGCACGTCGGCGAGCCCGCCCTTGCGTGCGCGGCCGATGGCGGTGCGGGCAATGGAGACGATGACGGCGTCGTCGTCGTTGAGTGTGGTCATGCGGGCTCCCGTAGCTGGGTCGATTCAAGTGCGGACATGAGGTCTATGGCGTCGTCAACGGTCTTCGCAGAGCCGAACCCGTGGAAGTCGGGACGATAGATGACAGCCACGGCAGTTTCGAAGACCTCGCCGTATCGGCCGTCGACGTCGCTGCCGCTGTGCCGGTTGCGGGCCGCAGCATCGGGTGGCATGACCTCGATAACCTTGCACGGGAATCCCGCGGGTTTGGCCGCGCGGATACGCTCCGCATCTTCCTCGCTGACTACTCGCCCGTCCACGAAGGCCACGAACTCACCCCAGGTAATTCGGTCTGCGGCGCTCTCGCTGCCGTCGAGGCCCCGCAACCGTCCCTGCACGCCGATTCGGCCGGCGATCGGATCAGCCCCGGGCGCACCGCCCGGGAAGAATCCCGGACCGAGGATCTCCGGCGGCATGGGGGGAAGGGCATTCCAGGGAAAAGGCCCGGCACTGAGGAAATGGGCGTCACGCTCGGCGACCTTGGCGGGGTCGGTCTCACAAATCATTCGACCGAGTTCGAGTGACATCATCAGCGCATGCTGAACGTGTGCGCCCCGCTCGCTCCCATAGGTATCGAGCAGGCTGAGCGGCGCGACCCCGCTCAAGACGTGGTCAATTTTCCAGACGAGGTTCGCGGCATCGCGAACACCGGACACCATGCCCCGGCCGAAGAACGGCGGCATCTGGT harbors:
- a CDS encoding acyl-CoA dehydrogenase family protein, which translates into the protein MSTTTTGAAATELLTRAEEMVPVLRERAGEAESLRRLPEETIADYRAAGFFTAMVPADRGGSALSLQEFADLIRVLSRGDASAGWIAAFLISHSTLLYRYGAAAQSEFFAEKPYGLTVAASAPPGKAEPADGGYRLSGRWRFGSGAMHAEWATLSAMSPEGPLSVTVPMTELEIIDTWHVPGMKATGSNDLAADNVFVPAHRTAPFATFASGANDGAALTSYPLIGYPMNRTLNLIHSAVAIGTADAALELFAQGLGKRVRMQTQQRVIDEPITRQTYGKAWDLVQVAALQMQDSLAHTDRVYGAHAAAPASLADRARINLGLTGSGQKAFQAVDLVARASGASIYRTGDHLDRIVRDTQVMRNHAAIDFETMASVAGGALLGAGIGDYADPMF
- the ilvD gene encoding dihydroxy-acid dehydratase, translating into MSMENTPDIKPRSRVVTDGIHAAPARGMFRAVGMGDDDFAKPQIGIASSWNEITPCNLSLNRLAQGAKEGVHAGGGFPMQFGTISVSDGISMGHEGMHFSLVSREVIADSVETVMMAERLDGSVLLAGCDKSLPGMLMAAARLDLSSVFLYAGSIMPGFAKLEDGTEKEVTLIDAFEAVGACAAGKMSLKDLDTIERAICPGEGACGGMYTANTMACIGEALGMSLPGSAAPPSADRRRDEFARKSGEAVVNLLRKGITARDIMTKKAFENAIAVTMAFGGSTNAVLHLLAIAREAEVDLTLEDFNRIGDKIPHLGDLKPFGRYVMFDVDKIGGVPVIMKALLDAGLLHGDCLTVTGKTVAENLASINPPDPDGKVLRAMDNPIHKTGGITILHGSMAPEGAVVKSAGFDADVFEGTARVFEREQGALDALDAGGIHAGDVVVIRYEGPKGGPGMREMLAITGAIKGAGLGKDVLLLTDGRFSGGTTGLCIGHVAPEAVDGGPIAFVKDGDRIRVDIAARSFDLVVEPEELEARKIGWEPLPAKFTKGVLAKYAKMVNSASTGAYCG
- the bcp gene encoding thioredoxin-dependent thiol peroxidase codes for the protein MPRLSVGDAAPDFSLASSDSSPVSLADLRGRSVIVYFYPAAATPGCTKEACDFRDNLNSLASAGYAVLGISPDNVDKLAKFAADEALTFPLLSDPDHAVAEAYGAWGEKKNYGKVYEGLIRSTVVVDPEGKVSLAQYNVKATGHVAKLRRDLGLD
- a CDS encoding MarR family winged helix-turn-helix transcriptional regulator, giving the protein MEHWPTGRLLSTAARLVEHAWNERLVRIGVTHAGVIALGVLDSQGPMTQAHLAQLVRVQAQTMGKTLARLETHGHVTRVRNDLDKRSHMVSITPSGKQALNEAQDIERTLLDGGELLSEDLRGQLRKVIRELGNPRWQMAVDVPGLPVPLDAPLDIPADTASRTA
- a CDS encoding 2-hydroxyacid dehydrogenase yields the protein MSTHPVRTLTVPTQELLDALQPLPAGMTAHLWDMVGEPHGVDYAQIDAVVTPYAASTDWRAGVARVPDLKLLQAQTTGHDGLPELVGAGTAVASAAGVHAAATAELAVGLMLASLRGIDAAVRDQQEARWNPSRYPGLADRRVLLVGVGGIGREIAARLEPFEVELTRVGSQARDDEDGHVHGTDELVDLAASADVMVLITPLNEQTRHLVDARVLAALPDGALVVNVARGGVVDTAALTAEVSSGRLKAALDVVDPEPLPADHPLWKAPNAIITPHVGGNSEAFTPRIQEFLRRQAARLAEGREPLNLVQRGPWA
- a CDS encoding nuclear transport factor 2 family protein — its product is MTDIAALERRISRTEAYIEISNIMGRIEFLHSAYANEPIVPYFSTRPDTVIELPFGRYTGSDAAQRCFVGALDEGLPPRDLSGEYVEHLLSTPVIEVADDLETAKAAWITPGAEAHHLGWVEGNPLHGFWYWGRYHLVFRKEEGAWKIWKYRNSLTFVADYYKSFTDGSLPRPPAPVGNGGPDSAPRFQVEYTPSWDPKKLVHAPEPYATFVDEDEF